A window of Jannaschia sp. M317 contains these coding sequences:
- a CDS encoding PD-(D/E)XK motif protein codes for MLFEAYQELARRFPDACQHLFGSKIDSAQGLWLSLDAQGQPYLLFEMAEDDGQPDLKLKSVEVRFACPCDIQLQDGSALSGIYTLVSLANDDPDIIRVFLRLLEEAFLVPGADHSAAAVRDQILSIADLFTRLNDDLKDVVGLWGELHIIRTAQDVGAAARAWSSSARARYDFMTERFALEVKTTLKSLRQHRFSLEQLRPNADIRVYVASILLTELPGGEAACELIDEIYAAMDDPNSRASFLRQCLRKGGADVYGSELRLSTLPDGASIAIFDAGTLPVPSVDGADPISNVRFDLQLEGTEMLASDDRRSVLSFSTLDN; via the coding sequence ATGCTGTTTGAGGCGTATCAGGAGCTTGCCCGCCGGTTCCCGGATGCTTGCCAGCATCTCTTCGGGAGCAAGATCGATAGTGCCCAAGGGCTTTGGCTTTCACTGGATGCGCAAGGGCAGCCTTATTTGCTCTTCGAGATGGCCGAGGATGATGGCCAGCCTGATCTGAAGCTAAAATCCGTCGAGGTTCGCTTCGCGTGCCCCTGCGATATTCAGCTTCAGGATGGAAGCGCTCTTTCCGGCATCTACACGCTGGTTTCTCTTGCCAATGACGATCCCGACATTATCCGCGTCTTCCTTCGCCTCTTGGAAGAAGCGTTCCTGGTTCCCGGCGCGGATCACTCAGCAGCAGCGGTACGGGACCAAATCCTGTCGATTGCAGACCTCTTCACGCGGCTGAACGATGATCTGAAAGACGTGGTTGGCCTCTGGGGTGAGTTGCACATCATCCGCACCGCTCAAGATGTGGGCGCAGCAGCAAGGGCGTGGTCATCGTCCGCCCGTGCCCGGTACGACTTCATGACCGAACGCTTTGCGCTGGAGGTGAAGACGACTCTGAAGTCTCTCCGGCAGCATCGCTTTTCGCTTGAGCAGCTTCGCCCCAATGCGGACATCCGGGTCTATGTCGCTTCTATCTTGCTGACCGAGTTGCCCGGGGGCGAAGCGGCGTGCGAGTTAATCGATGAAATCTACGCTGCGATGGACGATCCTAACAGCCGCGCCAGTTTCTTGCGCCAGTGTCTGCGCAAAGGCGGCGCGGATGTCTATGGATCAGAGTTGCGACTGAGCACATTGCCAGACGGCGCATCCATCGCGATCTTTGACGCTGGCACTTTGCCTGTACCATCCGTTGACGGCGCGGACCCAATCTCCAACGTGCGCTTTGACCTTCAACTTGAAGGGACGGAGATGCTCGCGTCGGATGACCGACGGAGCGTCTTGAGTTTTTCAACTCTCGACAACTGA